The Streptomyces sp. NBC_01268 genome window below encodes:
- a CDS encoding cation:proton antiporter, giving the protein MTDDEILLGLALTVVLATGSQILASKLRVPALIILLPVGFAAGAITDVIHPDRLLGPDFSALVSLSVAVILYDAGLGLDLRKLAHHTRGIVVRLLVYGVLLTFFVTSAVAPAMFDMPLRVAAMLGMILVVSGPTVVGPILDFVRPSDKVRRILIWEGTLTDPIGAILGALTFHAVASSHHVDIGRGYQLGQFALSLAVGMVGGVVGTALLWFTLRTLRLGETLGTLAQLAIVIGISAGCDVVRDDTGLIAAILAGLAVSNIRGFDMPSRRPFLETLVQLIIGLLFISISSTVSPASLVPVLLPGLGLIAILVLVVRPIVAFGAAARTDLSRGERAFVGWMDPRGIVAAATASAFSAGLVQRGVAGAAEILPITFLVIVGTVLLYALTAAPVARRLGVVRAEGTRVLLVGGEPWVVDLGRALRSAGLDVLMWAGVDEEREEIKQAGLDLAKGDLLATAINPGARLEGVTAVFLATDDDDFNALASIVMQDNVEGPVYRVGPPHDSHGVVAPYTGGDILFGRSLVRHVLAERYGRGARFVVQPAAAPLPQEYDTLFVVRADHRLDPVTERRETVPQEGDTVVLLGPATTTASP; this is encoded by the coding sequence GTGACCGACGACGAGATCCTTCTCGGACTCGCCCTGACGGTGGTGCTCGCCACCGGATCGCAGATCCTGGCCAGCAAGCTGCGCGTCCCGGCCCTGATCATCCTGCTTCCCGTCGGATTCGCCGCCGGCGCGATCACCGACGTCATCCACCCGGACAGACTCCTGGGTCCGGACTTCTCCGCCCTCGTGTCGCTGTCCGTCGCGGTGATCCTCTACGACGCCGGTCTGGGACTCGACCTGCGCAAGCTGGCCCACCACACCCGAGGGATCGTGGTCAGGCTGCTCGTGTACGGCGTGCTGCTCACCTTCTTCGTCACCAGCGCGGTGGCACCGGCGATGTTCGACATGCCCCTGCGCGTGGCCGCGATGCTCGGCATGATCCTCGTCGTCTCCGGGCCCACGGTCGTGGGGCCGATCCTCGACTTCGTGCGGCCGAGCGACAAGGTACGGCGCATCCTGATCTGGGAGGGGACGCTGACCGACCCGATCGGCGCCATCCTCGGCGCCCTCACCTTCCACGCGGTCGCCTCGTCACACCACGTCGACATCGGTCGGGGTTACCAGCTGGGTCAGTTCGCACTCAGCCTCGCCGTCGGGATGGTGGGCGGAGTCGTGGGAACCGCGCTGCTGTGGTTCACCCTGCGCACCCTGCGACTCGGCGAGACCCTCGGAACGCTGGCACAGCTCGCCATCGTGATCGGCATCTCGGCGGGCTGTGACGTCGTGCGGGACGACACCGGGCTCATCGCCGCCATCCTGGCGGGACTGGCCGTCTCCAACATCCGCGGCTTCGACATGCCCTCGCGCCGGCCCTTCCTGGAGACCCTGGTCCAGCTGATCATCGGACTGCTGTTCATCTCCATCTCCTCCACCGTGTCCCCGGCGTCCCTGGTGCCGGTACTCCTCCCCGGGCTCGGACTGATCGCGATCCTCGTCCTGGTCGTCCGGCCGATCGTGGCCTTCGGCGCCGCGGCGCGCACGGACCTTTCACGGGGGGAGCGCGCCTTCGTCGGGTGGATGGACCCACGCGGCATCGTCGCGGCAGCGACGGCCTCGGCCTTCTCCGCCGGCCTGGTACAGCGGGGGGTCGCCGGGGCCGCGGAGATCCTTCCCATCACCTTCCTGGTGATCGTGGGAACCGTTCTGCTGTACGCGCTGACGGCGGCCCCGGTGGCCAGACGTCTGGGCGTCGTCAGAGCGGAGGGCACGCGCGTCCTCCTGGTGGGTGGCGAGCCGTGGGTGGTCGACCTGGGCAGGGCCCTGAGATCCGCCGGCCTCGACGTGCTGATGTGGGCGGGAGTCGACGAAGAACGCGAGGAGATCAAACAGGCGGGCCTCGACCTCGCCAAGGGCGATCTGCTGGCCACGGCCATCAACCCCGGGGCTCGTCTGGAGGGCGTGACGGCCGTCTTCCTGGCCACCGACGACGACGACTTCAACGCGCTCGCCTCGATCGTGATGCAGGACAACGTCGAGGGTCCCGTCTACCGGGTGGGGCCACCGCACGACAGCCACGGCGTGGTCGCTCCCTACACCGGCGGCGACATCCTCTTCGGCCGCTCCCTGGTCCGGCACGTCCTCGCGGAACGCTACGGACGGGGTGCCCGGTTCGTGGTGCAGCCGGCCGCCGCCCCGCTGCCGCAGGAGTACGACACGCTCTTCGTGGTGCGGGCCGACCACCGGCTGGATCCCGTCACGGAGAGACGGGAGACCGTGCCGCAGGAGGGTGACACCGTCGTCCTCCTCGGGCCCGCGACGACCACCGCATCGCCCTGA
- a CDS encoding potassium channel family protein yields MSAPREGEQGRRIRPRRVRLLLPLLRSAVVVTAATTAYFLLPLDRDLDQHTGIVLVLGITAIGALLALQAVSIIGSPYPRLRAVEALSTAVPLFLLLFSATYYLYARGHGEPSFSEPLSRNDALYFTVTVFATVGFGDIVPVSQTARVLTTGQMVADLILVGVIAKVIVGAARIGLERRRSSSAPEDPEP; encoded by the coding sequence GTGAGCGCACCGCGGGAAGGCGAACAGGGCCGCCGGATCCGTCCCCGGCGCGTTCGCCTGCTCCTGCCCCTCCTGCGTTCGGCGGTCGTGGTGACGGCGGCCACCACGGCCTACTTCCTGCTGCCCCTCGACAGAGACCTCGACCAACACACGGGCATCGTGCTGGTCCTGGGGATCACGGCGATCGGCGCGCTGCTGGCCCTTCAAGCCGTCAGCATCATCGGATCGCCGTACCCGCGGCTGCGCGCCGTGGAAGCCCTGTCCACCGCGGTCCCCCTGTTTCTGCTGCTGTTCTCGGCCACCTACTACCTCTACGCGCGAGGGCACGGAGAACCCTCCTTCTCCGAACCGCTCAGCAGGAACGACGCTCTCTACTTCACGGTGACCGTCTTCGCCACCGTCGGCTTCGGCGACATCGTGCCGGTGTCGCAGACCGCTCGGGTGCTGACCACGGGCCAGATGGTGGCCGATCTCATCCTCGTAGGTGTGATCGCGAAGGTCATCGTCGGAGCGGCCCGGATCGGCCTGGAGCGACGCCGGTCCTCCTCGGCACCGGAGGATCCCGAACCGTGA
- a CDS encoding DUF2254 domain-containing protein, with product MGVMTSWADRFRLRQYVKASLWIVPLIGLVVGTLLAEAALAVDSADWPPSGWHYSATTASGVLTAIVGAMVALLGFVVTIGVLVVQQATGTLSPRYMRLWYRDRLQKAVLATFTGTFAFAFSLLRSVESASVPDLGVTLAGAAVAVSLVLLLIYLNRFTHSLRPVAIAELVARMGETVFTDGAAAIRGAAPRGDGAVPSDGPVLQIRTVRGGAIQAFDVPGLIAEAARHECVFVVTRLIGDFVPPGTVLVEVHGGTSRPDPERVNRHVALGAERTIEQDPAFALRVLVDVAIRALSPAVNDPTTAVQVINYIEWFLHTVGNTRLPGRYVLADRGGDARLVLPGRDWDNYLELAVCEIRDYGGSSVQICRRLRAMLDGLLDALPPSQHPAVRAQLLLLQEAIEREFTDSARRAVAEQADHQGIGGNHPAVTGRRTIPGPPG from the coding sequence ATGGGTGTCATGACGTCCTGGGCGGACAGGTTCAGGTTGCGGCAGTACGTCAAGGCCAGCCTGTGGATCGTGCCGCTCATCGGTCTCGTCGTCGGCACCCTGCTCGCCGAGGCCGCCCTCGCCGTCGACAGCGCGGACTGGCCGCCGAGCGGCTGGCACTACTCCGCCACGACCGCGAGCGGCGTGCTCACCGCCATCGTGGGCGCGATGGTGGCGCTGCTCGGCTTCGTCGTCACCATCGGCGTGCTGGTGGTGCAGCAGGCCACGGGAACCCTCTCCCCCCGGTACATGCGCCTGTGGTACCGGGACCGGCTGCAGAAAGCGGTTCTGGCGACCTTCACGGGGACGTTCGCGTTCGCCTTCTCCCTGCTGCGGAGCGTCGAATCCGCATCGGTCCCCGACCTCGGGGTCACCCTGGCCGGCGCGGCGGTGGCCGTCAGTCTGGTACTCCTGCTCATCTACCTCAACCGGTTCACCCACAGCCTCCGCCCGGTGGCCATCGCGGAGCTGGTCGCCCGCATGGGAGAGACCGTCTTCACCGACGGCGCCGCGGCGATCCGCGGTGCCGCGCCCCGCGGAGACGGAGCCGTACCGTCCGACGGTCCGGTGCTGCAGATCCGTACCGTGCGCGGCGGAGCCATCCAGGCCTTCGACGTGCCCGGTCTGATCGCGGAGGCGGCCCGCCACGAGTGCGTCTTCGTCGTGACCCGGCTGATCGGGGACTTCGTACCGCCCGGAACCGTGCTGGTGGAGGTCCATGGGGGCACGTCCAGACCCGACCCGGAGCGGGTGAACCGTCATGTCGCCCTCGGAGCCGAGCGTACGATCGAACAGGATCCCGCCTTCGCGCTCAGAGTCCTCGTCGACGTCGCGATCAGGGCCCTCTCTCCCGCGGTGAACGACCCCACGACCGCGGTGCAGGTCATCAACTACATCGAGTGGTTCCTGCACACGGTCGGCAACACGCGGCTGCCCGGACGTTACGTCCTGGCCGATCGTGGCGGGGACGCGCGGCTCGTGCTCCCGGGCCGGGACTGGGACAACTACCTCGAGCTCGCCGTCTGCGAGATCCGTGACTACGGAGGTTCGTCCGTCCAGATCTGCCGGAGGCTCCGGGCCATGCTCGACGGCCTGCTCGACGCCCTGCCGCCATCTCAGCACCCCGCCGTACGCGCGCAGTTGCTCCTCCTACAGGAGGCGATCGAGCGCGAATTCACCGACTCCGCCCGCCGAGCCGTCGCGGAGCAGGCCGACCACCAGGGCATCGGCGGGAATCACCCTGCCGTGACCGGACGCCGGACCATTCCCGGACCACCTGGCTGA
- a CDS encoding universal stress protein, producing MVRGEESSVSLPVTVGVDGSEGSTAAVDWAAAEAELRDGGLRLVYATRWAEHQLGAMKVSHQDRAGAAEGVLAVTGRHVGSRHPDLALTADEVEDAPVSVLLAAAAEAELLVVGSHGLGSVRGFIIGSVGQEVVAEAERPVVLVRPGSEQDGSAAPAGNSRRKVVLGLDVNEVKDEVLHFAFDFAGRHHVPLEIVHTSHDSFVHHSGAAAEEERASALANAVRPFRDQFPATEVVEVTASGRAAEHLVEAASDARLLVVGRRRAARGSHIGSITHAVIHHASCPVAVVPHT from the coding sequence ATGGTCCGAGGCGAGGAGAGCAGCGTGTCCCTACCTGTCACTGTGGGAGTGGACGGCTCTGAAGGAAGCACGGCGGCGGTGGACTGGGCGGCCGCCGAGGCGGAGCTGCGCGACGGTGGTCTACGGCTGGTGTACGCCACACGGTGGGCGGAGCATCAGCTGGGGGCGATGAAGGTGTCGCACCAGGACCGTGCCGGCGCGGCGGAGGGCGTGCTCGCCGTTACCGGGCGACACGTCGGTTCTCGGCATCCGGACCTCGCCCTGACCGCCGACGAGGTCGAGGACGCCCCCGTCAGCGTGTTGCTCGCCGCCGCCGCCGAGGCGGAGCTGCTCGTCGTGGGCTCTCACGGGTTGGGTAGCGTCCGCGGTTTCATCATCGGTTCCGTGGGACAGGAGGTCGTCGCCGAAGCAGAGCGCCCGGTGGTTCTCGTTCGCCCCGGAAGCGAGCAGGACGGCTCCGCCGCGCCCGCGGGCAACAGCCGCCGGAAGGTGGTCCTGGGCCTGGATGTGAACGAGGTCAAGGACGAGGTACTGCACTTCGCGTTCGATTTCGCCGGGCGGCACCACGTCCCGCTGGAGATCGTGCACACGTCGCATGACTCGTTCGTCCACCACTCCGGCGCCGCCGCCGAGGAGGAGAGGGCGTCAGCGCTCGCCAACGCGGTTCGACCCTTCCGGGACCAATTTCCGGCGACGGAGGTGGTGGAGGTGACGGCTTCGGGACGGGCGGCCGAGCATCTCGTCGAAGCCGCGTCGGACGCGCGCCTGCTGGTCGTCGGCCGGCGCAGGGCGGCCAGGGGCTCTCATATCGGATCCATCACCCACGCCGTCATCCACCACGCCTCCTGTCCTGTGGCCGTCGTGCCGCACACCTGA